GACAAAAAAAAGGTAATAGTTATGGGCTGCTTAGTACAAAGGTACAGAGAAGAACTCAGAAAAGAGATCCCGGAAGTTGTAGCTTACTTCGGAACTGAAAGTTGGGATAGTATTGTGGAATTTTTAAACCTAAAACCTGAGAGAGAAGAGAAAAGATTACTTACCACACCAAAATCGTACGCCTATCTTAAGATCTCGGAAGGATGTAACCGTCTTTGTTCCTTTTGTGCCATACCTCTCATAAGGGGGAGACACAGATCAAGACCAGTTGAAGATATTCTTCGTGAGGCTAAACATCTGGCAGATCAGGGAGTAAAAGAACTTTGCCTTGTATCTCAAGATACTACTTATTATGGAAGGGATATTTACAAAGAGGTATATCTTACAGAGCTTCTTGCAGAACTTGAAAAAGTTGAGGGTATAAAGTGGATAAGACTGCTTTACCTTTATCCTACGGAAGTGGATGATAGGCTTTTACACTACATTTCCAATTCGGAAAAGGTACTTCCTTATTTTGATATACCTCTTCAACACATATCCACACGCCTTTTAAAGAGTATGAGGAGAGGATACGATGAAGTTTTTGCAAAAAAGCTCGTAGAAAAGATAATTAAAACCTTACCCGATGCGGTTTTGAGAACCACATTCATAGTAGGTTATCCACTGGAGGAAGAAGAGGACTTTAAGAAGCTCTTGGACTTTGTAGAAGAAGGATACTTTCACTGGATGGGTGTATTCCCGTACTATCAGGAGGAGGGTACTCACGCATACCTGCTCGGAGATCCTATTCCGCATAGTAAAAAGGAGGAGAGGAAAGAGACGCTTCTTAGGTTGCAAAAAGAAATCACTCAAAGAAAGCTCCGATCTTTTGTGGGAAAGAGTTTGGAGCTTCTGGTAGATGGCTTTGATGAAGAGTTTGGCTTCGTACCTATAGGTAGGATTTATGCTCAAGCTCCGGAAGTGGACGGAATTACTTACATAGAATCCTGCAGAGAACTAAGAGAGGGAGAGGTAGTTAAGGTTAGGATAACTCAAGTTGGGGATTACGACCTTGGAGCTGAAGTCATCTAAGGATCAATTTGAGCAAACTTCATTCTTCCCTCTTCAAACACATCGCCCCCGTATATGTCATTAGCAACTATAACAGGAAAGTTTTCTACATAAAGCTTTCTTACAGCCTCTGTACCGAGATCTTCGTAAGCTATTATTTCGGAGGATTTTATACTCTTTTGTAGAAGGACAGCCACACCACCTACAGCAGCAAAATAAACAGCTTTGTACTTTACTAAAAGATCTCTAACTTGTTGACTTCTGTAGCCTTTACCTATCATACCCTTGAGTCCAAGCTTCAGAAGTGGTTCTACGTATTTATCCATTCTGATAGCTGTAGTCGGTCCTGCAGAGCCTATAACCTGCCCAGGTTTTGGTGGCGTTGGTCCAACATAGTATATGACTTGTCCCCTCATATCAAAAGGTGGAGCTTCGCCTCTGCTTAAGGCTTCCACCATCCTCTTATGGGCTGCATCTCTCGCTGTGTATATATATCCGGTTATAAGTACCTTGTCACCTACTCTAAGACTTTCCACAATCTCATCCGTCAAGGGAGTAGATATCCTTTTCTCCATAAAATCATTTTACAATACTATATTATTTTATAAGGAGGGAAGTATGACGCCTACTGCGCAGTCTCAAGAGGTTAAGCTTGTGGATCTTTTAATTAAAACGGTACAGCTCGGTGCCAGTGACCTTCATATAACACCTGGAGCAAAGCCTTCAGTAAGGATAGATGGTAGGATAACACCTCTTGCTGAATACCCAGTGCTGACACCTGAAATGACGCAAAAGCTCGCATACTCAGTTATGTCCGAAAGGCACAGAAAGGATCTTGAAGAGAAGGGTCAAGTGGACTTTTCCTTTGGTGTTAAGGACATAGGGAGGTTCAGAACTAATGTCTTCTTCCAGAGAAACTCCATAGCTGGAGCGTTTAGAAGGCTCCCTTACAAGATAATGAGCGTAAAAGAGCTGGGACTCACGGAAAAGGTACTTGAACTATGCCACAAAAGTATGGGACTTGTTTTAGTAACAGGTCCGACGGGTTCAGGAAAAACTACTACTTTGGCTTCTCTCATCAATTACATAAATGAAAACTTTCCTTATCACATAATAACTATAGAGGATCCCATTGAGTATGTCTTTCAACACAAAAAAAGCATAGTGAATCAGAGGGAGATAGGGGAAGATGTGGATAGCTTTGCGAGCGCGCTAAGAGCAGCTTTACGTGAAGATCCAGATGTTATTCTTGTAGGTGAGATGAGGGATCTTGAGACTATAGAGATAGCCCTCAGGGCTGCGGAAACTGGACACCTGGTTTTTGGAACGCTTCATACAAATACCGCTATATCAACAATAACGAGGATTATAGATGTCTTTCCTCCTACACAGCAGGAGCAAATAAGGATACAGCT
This window of the Hydrogenobacter sp. genome carries:
- the rimO gene encoding 30S ribosomal protein S12 methylthiotransferase RimO, encoding MKVGVISLGCAKNLVDTEVLLGKLRSGGAELVSDPKKADVIVINTCGFIEPAKMEAIETILEFADKKKVIVMGCLVQRYREELRKEIPEVVAYFGTESWDSIVEFLNLKPEREEKRLLTTPKSYAYLKISEGCNRLCSFCAIPLIRGRHRSRPVEDILREAKHLADQGVKELCLVSQDTTYYGRDIYKEVYLTELLAELEKVEGIKWIRLLYLYPTEVDDRLLHYISNSEKVLPYFDIPLQHISTRLLKSMRRGYDEVFAKKLVEKIIKTLPDAVLRTTFIVGYPLEEEEDFKKLLDFVEEGYFHWMGVFPYYQEEGTHAYLLGDPIPHSKKEERKETLLRLQKEITQRKLRSFVGKSLELLVDGFDEEFGFVPIGRIYAQAPEVDGITYIESCRELREGEVVKVRITQVGDYDLGAEVI
- a CDS encoding Fe-S-containing hydro-lyase, with translation MEKRISTPLTDEIVESLRVGDKVLITGYIYTARDAAHKRMVEALSRGEAPPFDMRGQVIYYVGPTPPKPGQVIGSAGPTTAIRMDKYVEPLLKLGLKGMIGKGYRSQQVRDLLVKYKAVYFAAVGGVAVLLQKSIKSSEIIAYEDLGTEAVRKLYVENFPVIVANDIYGGDVFEEGRMKFAQIDP
- a CDS encoding type IV pilus twitching motility protein PilT — its product is MTPTAQSQEVKLVDLLIKTVQLGASDLHITPGAKPSVRIDGRITPLAEYPVLTPEMTQKLAYSVMSERHRKDLEEKGQVDFSFGVKDIGRFRTNVFFQRNSIAGAFRRLPYKIMSVKELGLTEKVLELCHKSMGLVLVTGPTGSGKTTTLASLINYINENFPYHIITIEDPIEYVFQHKKSIVNQREIGEDVDSFASALRAALREDPDVILVGEMRDLETIEIALRAAETGHLVFGTLHTNTAISTITRIIDVFPPTQQEQIRIQLSFVLQGVISQRLLPKVGGGRILAYELMIPNTAIRNLIRENKLQQVYAMMQSGQAETGMQTMNQSLAGHYRAGLITLDDAFKYSPDVKELERMIGRSF